The sequence below is a genomic window from Mycobacterium sp. ITM-2016-00316.
CGCTCGTGGCGGACACGCCGAAAACGGGCATTGCGTGTGCATGCCGTACACGCTGGCCTTTTGGCGCCGTAACCCGGGGGTGGGGTTAGCTTTCGTCAGGATGCGTGGGTACGGTCGTCGTCGCTGGCTGGTTACGTGATCCAGCCGTAATGAAACAACAGATGGCAAGAGACGGAGGAACCCCGTGGCCCTTCCCCAGTTGACCGACGAACAGCGCGCGGCAGCGTTGGAGAAGGCTGCTGCCGCACGTCGAGCGCGAGCCGAGCTCAAAGATCGGCTGAAGCGTGGCGGCACCAACCTCAAGCAGGTACTGAAGGACGCCGAGTCCGATGAGGTCTTGGGCAAGATGAAGGTCTCCGCACTTCTGGAGGCCCTGCCCAAGGTCGGCAAGGTCAAGGCGCAGGAGATCATGACCGAACTGGAGATCGCTCCGACCCGCCGCCTGCGCGGCCTCGGCGATCGTCAGCGCAAGGCACTCCTGGAGAAGTTCGACTTCACCGCCGACTAAAACGCAGTACAGACAAGTGAAGCCTGGTGGTGGGCCGGACAAGGCTGCAGTGGTGGTCCTGTCCGGCCCGTCCGCCGTCGGGAAGTCCACAGTGGTGCGCTGTCTGCGCGACCGGATTCCCGACCTGCATTTCAGCGTGTCCGCGACGACACGTGCGCCGCGACCCGGTGAGGTCGACGGCGTGGACTACACCTTCGTCTCCGCCGAGCAGTTCCAGCGGATGATCGACCAGGGTGAACTCCTCGAATGGGCCGATATCCACGGCGGTCTGCACCGCTCGGGCACCCCGGCAGCACCCGTGCGCTCCGCCACCCGGCAAGGCGTCCCGGTACTGATCGAGGTCGACCTGGCCGGCGCCCGCGCCGTGAAAGCCGCCATGCCCGAGGTCACGACGGTGTTCCTCGCCCCGCCCAGTTGGGCGGTGCTGGAGGAGCGACTGATCGGCCGCGGGACCGAGAGCCCGGAGGTACAGGCCCGGCGACTGAGCACCGCGCGCGAGGAAATGGCCGCCCAAGGCGACTTCGATGTCGTGGTGGTCAACACTCAATTGGAGTCGGCGTGCGCAGAATTGGTATCCTTGCTGGTGGCCCGTTAGCCGGTTCGATCCGACAGCCGCCTCAACCTCATCAACAGCAACATCTCTAACACCGAATCTTGATTACAGCCTTGGGAGAATTTTGTGAGCACGCCTGTCGAGAACCTTGACGCCGCCAACGCCTACGACACGCCGCTGGGCATCACCAACCCGCCCATCGATGAGTTGCTCGACCGCGCATCCAGCAAGTATGCGCTGGTCATCTACGCCGCCAAGCGGGCACGCCAGATCAACGATTACTACAACCAGCTCGGCGACGGCATCCTGGAGTACGTCGGCCCGCTCGTCGAGCCGGGGCTGCAGGAGAAGCCGTTGTCGATCGCGATGCGCGAGATCCACGCCGATCTGCTTGAGCATTCCGAGGGCGATCACTCAGCCTGACCTGTGAGGCTCGCGGCCGAAGGGCGGATATGACCGACCGGAAACGCATCATCGTCGGTGTCGCCGGGGGCATCGCCGCCTACAAGGCGTGCACGGTCGTCCGTCAACTCACCGAGGCGGGCCATGAGGTTCGGGTGATCCCGACCGAATCGGCGCTGAAGTTCGTCGGCGCCGCGACCTTCGAAGCGCTGTCCGGGCACCGGGTGCAGACCGGCGTGTTCGAGAACGTCGACGAGGTGCCTCATGTCCGGCTCGGCCAGCAGGCCGATCTGGTCGTGGTGGCACCGGCGACCGCGGACCTGCTGGCGCGTGCCGTCGCCGGCCGCGCAGATGATCTGCTCACCGCGACCCTGCTGACCGCCCGCTGTCCGGTGCTGTTCGCACCCGCCATGCACACCGAGATGTGGTTCCACCCGGCCACCGTCGAGAACGTGGCCACGCTGCGGCGTCGCGGTGCGGTCGTGCTGGAACCGGCGTCCGGACGTCTCACCGGCGCCGACACCGGTCCGGGCCGGCTACCCGAGGCCGAGGAGATCACCACCCTGGCCCGACTGCTGCTGGAGCGCGGCGATGCGCTGCCCTATGACATGGCCGGCGTCAAGGTCCTGGTCACCGCGGGCGGCACCCGCGAACCGCTCGACCCGGTGCGCTTCATCGGCAACCGGAGTTCGGGCAAGCAGGGCTATGCGGTCGCGCGGGTGATGGCCCAGCGCGGGGCCGAGGTCACCCTCATCGCCGGAAACACCGCCGGGCTCATCGACCCGGCCGGGGTGAACGTGGTGCACATCGGCTCGGCCGCTCAACTCGGCGACGCGGTGTCCAAACACGCGCCCGAGGCCCATGTCCTGGTGATGGCCGCCGCCGTCGCAGATTTCCGGCCCGCACAGGTGGCCACCGCCAAGATCAAGAAGAGCGCCGACGAGACGGACGCGCCGTCGGTTGAACTCGTCCGCAATGACGATGTACTGGCCGGCGCCGTCCGCGCCCGTGTCGACGGTCAGCTGCCCAACATGCGGGCCATCGTCGGTTTCGCCGCCGAGACCGGCGATGCCAACGGTGACGTGTTGTTCCACGCCAGGGCCAAGTTGAAGCGCAAGGGCTGCGAGCTGCTGGTGGTCAATGCCGTCGGTGAGGGCAGGGCGTTCGAGGTCGATCACAATGACGGTTGGATACTGGCCGCCGACGGCACCGAGACCGCACTGGAGCACGGTTCGAAGACTTTGATGGCCAGCCGTATCGTGGACGCGATCGGGGCACTCCTGCAGGGGTGACACCGCGTGCGGGTAACTGTTGCGTCATGGGCGTTTACACGGTTGGCTGCCAATGAGCACAATGATGATTCGTCTATCTAATTAATGGAGGATGCCACGTGAGCGCAGGTCGGCTGTTTACCAGTGAGTCGGTCACCGAAGGTCACCCCGACAAGATCTGTGATGCGATCAGCGACTCGGTGCTCGACGCGCTGCTGGAGCAGGATCCCGCATCGCGGGTTGCGGTGGAGACGCTGGTCACCACCGGCCAGGTGCATGTCGCGGGCGAGGTCACCACATCGGCCTACGCCGATATCCCCAAGATCGTGCGTGAGCGCATCCTGGAGATCGGCTACGACTCCTCGACCAAGGGTTTCGACGGCGCATCCTGCGGCGTGAACATCGCCATCGGCGCGCAGTCCCCGGATATTGCGCAGGGCGTCGACAAGGCGCACGAGGCCCGGGTCGAGGGCGCGGGCGACCCGCTGGACTCCCAGGGCGCCGGCGATCAGGGCCTGATGTTCGGCTACGCCATCGGTGACACCCCCGAACTCATGCCGCTGCCGATCGCGATGGCACACCGGCTGGCCCGCCGCCTCACCGAGGTCCGCAAGAACGGCGTGCTGGACTACCTGCGCCCGGACGGCAAGACCCAGGTCACCATTCAGTACGACGGCAAGACGCCGGTGCGCCTGGACACCGTGGTGCTGTCCACGCAGCACGCCGATGGCATCGACCTGGACGGTCAGCTGACCCCCGACATCCGCGAGAAGGTCGTCAACACCGTTCTCGCCGATCTCGGGCACCAAAGCCTGGACACCTCCGACTACCGGCTGCTGGTCAACCCGACCGGCAAGTTCGTGCTCGGCGGCCCGATGGGTGACGCCGGCTTGACCGGCCGCAAGATCATCGTCGACACCTACGGTGGCTGGGCCCGCCACGGTGGCGGCGCGTTCTCGGGCAAGGATCCGTCAAAGGTGGACCGCTCGGCGGCCTACGCGATGCGCTGGGTGGCCAAGAACGTGGTCGCCGCCGGGCTCGCGGAGCGGGTCGAGGTGCAGGTTGCCTACGCGATCGGCAAGGCCGCCCCGGTCGGGCTGTTCGTGGAGACGTTCGGCACCGAGACGGTCGACCCGGCCCGCATCGAGAAGGCGATCAGCAGCGTGTTCGACCTGCGTCCCGGCGCGATCGTCCGCGACCTGGACCTGCTGCGCCCGATCTACGCGCAGACAGCGGCCTACGGTCACTTCGGACGCACCGATATCGAGCTGCCGTGGGAGCAGACCAACAAGGTCGACGACCTGAAGGCTTCCGTCTAACCGCTGAACTCGTAGTCACTGAGCGGGAAGCTGCGGCTGCGCCAGTACGCCTCGGGTGTGCTGGCCGGCCGCAGCGGCACGTCACCGTTCTTGTCGAAGTAGTAGCTGTTGGCCGACGCGCAACTGTCCTGCCAGAAGATCTGACGGTGCCGTTTGCGCATCATCTCGTCGAAGTACCGGGCATTGGCCTCGGGGCGTATCTCGACGCGGGCCGCGCCGGTCCGGTCGGCCTGCTGCAGGCAGCGCACGATGTGCCGGGTCTGGGTCTCGATCAACGCGAAATACGAGGAGCCGACGTACCCGTAGGGCCCGCAGACGTTGAAGAAGTTGGGGAAGCCGGGCACGCTGACACCCTCGTAGGCCTGCATCCGGTTGCGGGTCCAGAAATCGGCCAGTGACTGGCCACCGGGCCCGATCAACGGGAAGGTCCCGGAGTCGACGTCCATCACCCGGAAACCCGTCGCCAGCACCAGCACGTCGACCTCGTGGACATGTCCGTCCGCGGTGACCACGCCGGCCGGGGTGATCCGCTCGATCGGCTCGGTGACCAGGGCGACGTTGTCCCGGTTGAAGGTGCTCAGGTAGCTGTTGTGAAACGCCGGGCGTTTGCAGCCCACCGCGTAGCGCGGGGTCAGCTTGTCCCGCAACACTGGATCGTTGACCTCGCGGCGCAGATAGTTCCTCGCCATCCGCTCGGCGCCCCCGCTGAGCGGCAACACGCTGTGATACTGCGCCGACAGCGGAAAGGTCACCTCGACATAGGCCTGACTGAGCAGCCGCTGGGCGGCACTGCCGAACGGCAGTCGCATCGCCCAGCGGGCCGGCGCGGGCAGGGGCACGTCGAATTTGGGGAAGCACCAGATCGGGGTGCGCTGGAACACGCTGAGCTGCGCCACCTCGGTGGCGATCTCCGGGATCAGTTGCACCGCCGATGCCCCGGTACCGATCACCGCCACCCGTGTGCCGGTCAGGTCGGCGCCGTGATCCCAGCGGGCGGTGTGCACGGTGATGCCCGCGAAGGTGTCGACGCCCGGGATGTCCGGCAGCTTCGGCACGTTGAGCACACCCGCGGCATTGATCAGGTGCCGCGCGGTGATGTCGGCGCCGCTGGTACTTTCCCCCGTCGCTTCGCTCGCCTCAGTTCGCAGCCGCCACAGGTCGGCGTCCTCGTCGAACACGGCCGCGGTCACCTGGGTGTCGAACCGGATCCGGGACGCGATCCCGTACTTGGCCACACAGTGATCGGCGTAGGCCTTCAGCTCGTGGCCCGGGGCGTACGTGCGCGACCAGTCCGGGCTCTGCTCGAAAGAGAACTGATAGGAGAACGACGGGATGTCCACGGCGATACCGGGATAGGTGTTCCAGTACCAGGTGCCGCCGGCTCCGGCTCCGGCCTCCACGATCAGGTAGTCGCCAAGGCCGGCCCTGTCCAGGGCGATCGCCGCGCCGATGCCGGAGAACCCGGCGCCGATGATGACGGTGTGGAATTCCGGTGTCATGAAAGCACTCTCACGGATGCAGCGCGGCCCGCAGGGCCGCGATCCCGCGTTCGGTGGCCTCGGTGGCAGCGGGGGAGGCCAGCGCGAGGCTGACGTAACCGTGCACCATCGTCGGTTCGTTGCTGTGCTGCACCGCAACGCCGGCCGCGGTCAGCAGTTCGGCGTACCTGCCGCCGTCATCGCGCAGCGGATCGTGCTCGGCGGTGCCGATGAAGGCCGGCGGCAGACCGCGCAGCGACTCGGCGTTGGCCGGTGCGACATCGGTCGGCAGCGATGCCGGATCGTCGAGGTCGACTCCGGGCAGATACCAGGTCAGGAAGGCATTCATCACATCCTGGTTGAGGATGTAGGCGTCGGCGTTCTCGATGAACGACGGCGCCGTCAGGTCGCCGACGGCCACCGGGTACCACAGCAGCTGGAACACCAGCGGCGGTCCGCCGGCGTCGCGGGCGCGCAACGCCATGATCGCCGACAGGTTGCCACCGGCCGAATCCCCGGCCACCGCAATGCGTGTCGGGTCACCACCCAGTTCGGCGGCGTGCTCGCCCACCCAGCGCAGCGCCGCCCAGGAGTCCTCGACGCCGGCCGGGTACGGGTGCTCGGGGGCGAGTCGGTAGTCCACTGACACCACGATCGCCTCGGCACCGACCGCATGTGCGCGGGCCACGTGGTCATGGGTGTCCAGGTCGCCGATCGCCCAGCCACCACCGTGGTAGTAGACGAGCACCGGCAGGTTGTCGTGCTGTTGCACCGGCGGCCAGTAGATCCGCGCCGGAATATCGGCGAGATCGCCGTCACCGATGGTGCGCTCCTCGATCCGCAGCTGCGGGAGTATCTCCGCTGGCGGCTTCAGCGCGCGTAGCTTCTCGCGAGCCAGATCGACACCGTCGGAGACGGTGAATTCCAGTGGCACGGCGTCCAACAGTGCCTTCAGGTTGGGGTCGACGTCAGGGCGTGTGGCGCCGGAGGACGGCGCGGAGGGAGCCATGACGTCAGGCTAGCCCGCCCCGCAGCGCGGCAAAGGCGAGATCGGCCGCCTCGGTGGCCGCCGGTACCACCCCGTAGTAGCCCAGATAGCCGTGCACCAGCGTCTCGGCGTTGTGCACCTGGGCGGGCACCCCGGCGGCGGCCAGCAGTTCCGCATAGCGGATTCCGTCGTCGCGCAGCGGGTCGTATCCGGCCACCGCGATATAGGCCGGCGCCACACCGGCCAGCGACGCGGCGCGAGCCGGCACCAGGGTGGCCGGCGGATCACTCAGATCGGCGTCACCGGCGTACAGCTTGGAGAAGCCGCCGACCGAGCCACGGTCGAGGATCGGTGCGTCGGCGTTCTCGGTGAACGACGGCAACCTGGTGTCCCAGGTGGTCGCGGGGTACCACAGCAGCTGGGCGCGCAGGTTCAGCCCGGCGTCACGGGCCAGCAGGGCCACCACCGCGGCCAGGTTGCCGCCGGCGGAGTCCCCGGCCACGGCGATGCGGGTTGGGTCGGCGCCCAGCTCGTCGGCGTGGGCGGCCACCCAGCGTGTCACCGCCCAGACATCGTCGACCGCCGCCGGGTAGGGATGCTCGGGGGCCAGCCGGTAGTCCACCGAGACCACCACCGCACCCAGCCCGACCGCATGCTCGCGGGCGGTGCCGTCATAGGTGTCCAGATCGCCGACGACCCAGCCGCCGCCGTGGAAGAAGAGCACGACCGGCGGGCTAGGATGCGGGGTCTCCGGCCAGTAGATCCGCACCGGCACGCCCTCGATCGCACGGTCCTCGACGCGCAGCTGTTGGTGCACCTCGCGGCGTGGCAGCGCGCGGAAACGTTCCCGCGCGGCGGCGGGACCACCCTCCATCGTCAATTGGAACGGCACCGCTTCCAGTACCTTCTCCAGGATGGCGTCCAAGGCGGGTCTGTCGGTACCGGATTCAGGCATGGGTTCACCGTACGCAGCGCCGTGGACCCGGCTGTT
It includes:
- the mihF gene encoding integration host factor, actinobacterial type, giving the protein MALPQLTDEQRAAALEKAAAARRARAELKDRLKRGGTNLKQVLKDAESDEVLGKMKVSALLEALPKVGKVKAQEIMTELEIAPTRRLRGLGDRQRKALLEKFDFTAD
- the gmk gene encoding guanylate kinase, whose product is MKPGGGPDKAAVVVLSGPSAVGKSTVVRCLRDRIPDLHFSVSATTRAPRPGEVDGVDYTFVSAEQFQRMIDQGELLEWADIHGGLHRSGTPAAPVRSATRQGVPVLIEVDLAGARAVKAAMPEVTTVFLAPPSWAVLEERLIGRGTESPEVQARRLSTAREEMAAQGDFDVVVVNTQLESACAELVSLLVAR
- the rpoZ gene encoding DNA-directed RNA polymerase subunit omega, translated to MSTPVENLDAANAYDTPLGITNPPIDELLDRASSKYALVIYAAKRARQINDYYNQLGDGILEYVGPLVEPGLQEKPLSIAMREIHADLLEHSEGDHSA
- the coaBC gene encoding bifunctional phosphopantothenoylcysteine decarboxylase/phosphopantothenate--cysteine ligase CoaBC, coding for MTDRKRIIVGVAGGIAAYKACTVVRQLTEAGHEVRVIPTESALKFVGAATFEALSGHRVQTGVFENVDEVPHVRLGQQADLVVVAPATADLLARAVAGRADDLLTATLLTARCPVLFAPAMHTEMWFHPATVENVATLRRRGAVVLEPASGRLTGADTGPGRLPEAEEITTLARLLLERGDALPYDMAGVKVLVTAGGTREPLDPVRFIGNRSSGKQGYAVARVMAQRGAEVTLIAGNTAGLIDPAGVNVVHIGSAAQLGDAVSKHAPEAHVLVMAAAVADFRPAQVATAKIKKSADETDAPSVELVRNDDVLAGAVRARVDGQLPNMRAIVGFAAETGDANGDVLFHARAKLKRKGCELLVVNAVGEGRAFEVDHNDGWILAADGTETALEHGSKTLMASRIVDAIGALLQG
- the metK gene encoding methionine adenosyltransferase, which encodes MSAGRLFTSESVTEGHPDKICDAISDSVLDALLEQDPASRVAVETLVTTGQVHVAGEVTTSAYADIPKIVRERILEIGYDSSTKGFDGASCGVNIAIGAQSPDIAQGVDKAHEARVEGAGDPLDSQGAGDQGLMFGYAIGDTPELMPLPIAMAHRLARRLTEVRKNGVLDYLRPDGKTQVTIQYDGKTPVRLDTVVLSTQHADGIDLDGQLTPDIREKVVNTVLADLGHQSLDTSDYRLLVNPTGKFVLGGPMGDAGLTGRKIIVDTYGGWARHGGGAFSGKDPSKVDRSAAYAMRWVAKNVVAAGLAERVEVQVAYAIGKAAPVGLFVETFGTETVDPARIEKAISSVFDLRPGAIVRDLDLLRPIYAQTAAYGHFGRTDIELPWEQTNKVDDLKASV
- a CDS encoding NAD(P)/FAD-dependent oxidoreductase, which encodes MTPEFHTVIIGAGFSGIGAAIALDRAGLGDYLIVEAGAGAGGTWYWNTYPGIAVDIPSFSYQFSFEQSPDWSRTYAPGHELKAYADHCVAKYGIASRIRFDTQVTAAVFDEDADLWRLRTEASEATGESTSGADITARHLINAAGVLNVPKLPDIPGVDTFAGITVHTARWDHGADLTGTRVAVIGTGASAVQLIPEIATEVAQLSVFQRTPIWCFPKFDVPLPAPARWAMRLPFGSAAQRLLSQAYVEVTFPLSAQYHSVLPLSGGAERMARNYLRREVNDPVLRDKLTPRYAVGCKRPAFHNSYLSTFNRDNVALVTEPIERITPAGVVTADGHVHEVDVLVLATGFRVMDVDSGTFPLIGPGGQSLADFWTRNRMQAYEGVSVPGFPNFFNVCGPYGYVGSSYFALIETQTRHIVRCLQQADRTGAARVEIRPEANARYFDEMMRKRHRQIFWQDSCASANSYYFDKNGDVPLRPASTPEAYWRSRSFPLSDYEFSG
- a CDS encoding alpha/beta hydrolase, whose amino-acid sequence is MAPSAPSSGATRPDVDPNLKALLDAVPLEFTVSDGVDLAREKLRALKPPAEILPQLRIEERTIGDGDLADIPARIYWPPVQQHDNLPVLVYYHGGGWAIGDLDTHDHVARAHAVGAEAIVVSVDYRLAPEHPYPAGVEDSWAALRWVGEHAAELGGDPTRIAVAGDSAGGNLSAIMALRARDAGGPPLVFQLLWYPVAVGDLTAPSFIENADAYILNQDVMNAFLTWYLPGVDLDDPASLPTDVAPANAESLRGLPPAFIGTAEHDPLRDDGGRYAELLTAAGVAVQHSNEPTMVHGYVSLALASPAATEATERGIAALRAALHP
- a CDS encoding alpha/beta hydrolase, with amino-acid sequence MPESGTDRPALDAILEKVLEAVPFQLTMEGGPAAARERFRALPRREVHQQLRVEDRAIEGVPVRIYWPETPHPSPPVVLFFHGGGWVVGDLDTYDGTAREHAVGLGAVVVSVDYRLAPEHPYPAAVDDVWAVTRWVAAHADELGADPTRIAVAGDSAGGNLAAVVALLARDAGLNLRAQLLWYPATTWDTRLPSFTENADAPILDRGSVGGFSKLYAGDADLSDPPATLVPARAASLAGVAPAYIAVAGYDPLRDDGIRYAELLAAAGVPAQVHNAETLVHGYLGYYGVVPAATEAADLAFAALRGGLA